One Leptospira wolbachii serovar Codice str. CDC genomic region harbors:
- the dut gene encoding dUTP diphosphatase — protein sequence MKPPIVSLQILKPGAVVPEYKTSGSAGMDLSACLTENLILPKGEVVFVPTGLAMAIPDGYEGQIRPRSGFSTKNRILMPNSPGTIDSDYRGEILIPLLNLSGADFVLEPETRVAQIVFQAVGQLSLQVVTELSVTERGTGGFGSTGK from the coding sequence ATGAAACCTCCTATTGTATCTCTCCAGATTTTAAAACCAGGGGCTGTGGTTCCTGAATACAAAACGTCCGGTTCCGCCGGAATGGATCTTTCGGCTTGCCTCACTGAAAATCTCATCCTTCCCAAGGGCGAAGTGGTTTTTGTTCCGACGGGCCTTGCCATGGCCATCCCGGATGGGTATGAAGGACAAATCCGACCAAGAAGTGGGTTCTCTACCAAAAACCGAATCCTGATGCCCAATAGCCCAGGAACCATCGACTCCGATTACCGGGGAGAGATTCTCATCCCTCTCCTTAATTTGAGTGGGGCGGACTTTGTTTTGGAGCCAGAAACCCGGGTCGCACAGATTGTGTTTCAGGCTGTCGGCCAACTTTCCCTCCAAGTGGTGACGGAACTCTCAGTCACAGAAAGGGGAACCGGCGGGTTTGGAAGCACAGGAAAATAA
- the flgA gene encoding flagellar basal body P-ring formation chaperone FlgA produces MKLWFLILFSLVLSWPMLAKEKDNRLYLKPKTIVGNSEIRLSDFTNWKGNWNPVLFQNLQSPLVMEPETLKESLNARYRKETGEEVSFEVMGKEGILLPKTSVVGRKDLERSLWKELQESVDGSLGEEGNSIRLSSEKDSIQTITGTKLVWRNTGRTLHAGKRLFPLDYYFEGKMVHSESIPFLIEEKKKAYFTTREIPSKTILTEADVALKEFFTADHNREYLDESPVGNTALGVLTGDVAIERKQVRTLHTIERGQEVQLVYTAGNLLLKIKTRALASGNRGDEIQVLNLASQKIIKARVQNEGICLLEEI; encoded by the coding sequence ATGAAACTTTGGTTTCTTATCCTTTTTAGTTTGGTTCTTTCTTGGCCCATGTTGGCAAAGGAGAAAGACAATCGACTCTATTTAAAACCCAAAACCATTGTGGGAAATAGTGAGATTCGGTTGTCCGATTTTACCAACTGGAAAGGAAATTGGAACCCGGTGCTCTTTCAAAATTTACAATCTCCCTTGGTAATGGAGCCAGAAACTCTAAAGGAATCGCTAAACGCGCGTTACAGAAAAGAAACGGGGGAAGAAGTTTCTTTTGAAGTGATGGGAAAAGAGGGAATTCTACTTCCGAAAACAAGTGTTGTCGGTAGGAAAGATTTAGAACGAAGTCTTTGGAAAGAATTACAAGAGTCTGTCGATGGTTCTCTCGGCGAGGAAGGTAATTCCATTCGTTTGAGTTCCGAAAAAGATTCCATCCAGACGATCACTGGTACAAAACTTGTTTGGAGAAATACCGGCCGTACCCTCCATGCAGGAAAACGTCTTTTTCCTTTGGACTATTATTTTGAAGGGAAGATGGTGCATTCTGAATCCATTCCTTTTCTTATTGAAGAAAAGAAAAAAGCCTACTTCACCACAAGAGAGATTCCATCCAAAACCATACTTACGGAAGCGGATGTGGCCCTCAAAGAATTTTTTACCGCAGACCACAATCGCGAGTATTTGGACGAAAGCCCTGTGGGGAACACGGCGCTTGGTGTTCTCACAGGTGATGTTGCTATTGAAAGAAAACAAGTGCGAACTCTTCATACCATCGAAAGAGGACAAGAAGTCCAACTGGTTTATACAGCCGGAAATTTATTGTTAAAAATTAAAACAAGGGCCCTTGCTTCCGGAAATCGTGGGGATGAAATCCAGGTGCTCAACTTAGCTTCGCAAAAAATCATCAAAGCCCGAGTTCAAAATGAAGGGATTTGCCTTCTGGAAGAGATTTAA
- a CDS encoding flagellar basal body P-ring protein FlgI, with translation MISFPILAVETRLKDLVRIDAVRENQLTGFGLVVGLNGTGDTKNPLTEEALQNYLSGLGVNTKKNLRDAKNTASVLITANVPVNLKEGDKIDILVSSLGDARSLEGGVLLQSPLKAGNGETIAVASGVLVFGGKEKKRGGADKKSGSNTALVPMGAILEKSVPNAPVTKSVKLTLLEKDYTTMGAIVDVITAELSVVPEVVSPTEVLVPLPLKASSQNAAGELVAGEPKLDLAFLAKLENLTVNSSPVARVVINERTGTIVMGANIPIDEVAISQQGLTIQIANRDKARYFFPIQDEGKGESVFVLKETTQVSDVVAALNKVGASTRDIISILEALKKQGALKAELVIQ, from the coding sequence ATGATCTCTTTTCCTATATTGGCTGTCGAAACACGTCTAAAGGACTTAGTGCGGATTGATGCGGTTCGCGAAAACCAACTCACGGGTTTTGGTCTTGTTGTGGGTCTCAATGGAACAGGAGATACAAAAAATCCTCTCACAGAAGAAGCCTTACAAAATTACTTAAGCGGTCTTGGCGTGAATACAAAGAAGAATCTAAGGGATGCGAAAAACACCGCTTCGGTTCTCATCACAGCCAATGTTCCGGTCAACCTCAAAGAAGGGGACAAAATTGATATTCTTGTCTCTTCTCTAGGCGATGCGCGTTCTTTGGAAGGGGGAGTGCTTTTGCAATCTCCCTTGAAGGCAGGAAATGGAGAAACCATCGCTGTTGCTTCCGGCGTACTTGTGTTTGGCGGGAAAGAAAAAAAACGTGGTGGGGCTGACAAAAAATCAGGATCCAATACAGCCCTTGTTCCCATGGGTGCCATTTTAGAAAAATCGGTTCCCAATGCTCCTGTGACCAAATCGGTGAAACTTACATTACTAGAAAAAGACTACACGACTATGGGTGCAATTGTAGATGTCATCACTGCTGAGCTTTCCGTAGTTCCAGAAGTGGTGTCACCTACAGAAGTTCTAGTTCCGCTTCCACTAAAGGCTTCGAGCCAAAATGCAGCAGGGGAACTTGTGGCCGGAGAACCTAAATTGGATTTGGCTTTTCTAGCAAAATTAGAGAATCTAACAGTCAATTCCTCGCCCGTGGCGCGTGTGGTCATCAACGAACGAACGGGTACCATCGTGATGGGAGCAAACATTCCCATCGATGAAGTTGCGATCTCGCAGCAAGGTCTCACCATACAGATTGCCAATAGGGACAAGGCGCGGTATTTTTTCCCCATCCAAGACGAAGGGAAGGGGGAGTCGGTTTTTGTTTTAAAGGAAACTACACAAGTGTCAGATGTAGTAGCTGCCTTGAACAAAGTGGGTGCCTCCACTCGGGACATCATCTCCATTCTGGAGGCCCTGAAAAAACAAGGGGCCCTAAAAGCAGAACTTGTGATTCAGTAA
- a CDS encoding rod-binding protein, which translates to MDIHKIQDYSGRLSRSQDESILNRMKSYSNDLEKPKKQGLSDFQNLMETHEELMGKVSSSSLRTPQNIREEIKEDPYRKKLYDASVEFESVFVKMMLKEMKNTIHKEKMIDGGYAEEIFEDMLYDEYAKNISQNESMGLAEEIYKQMSASLPPLKKNPYL; encoded by the coding sequence ATGGACATTCACAAAATCCAAGACTATTCGGGAAGGCTTAGCCGCTCACAAGATGAATCCATCCTCAACCGGATGAAATCTTATTCGAATGATTTAGAGAAGCCGAAAAAACAAGGTCTGTCCGATTTCCAAAACCTAATGGAAACCCATGAAGAACTAATGGGGAAGGTCAGTTCTTCCTCACTTCGTACACCGCAAAACATTCGTGAGGAAATCAAAGAAGATCCTTACAGAAAAAAACTCTATGATGCTTCTGTCGAATTTGAATCTGTTTTTGTGAAGATGATGTTAAAAGAAATGAAAAACACCATCCACAAAGAAAAGATGATCGATGGTGGGTATGCGGAAGAAATTTTCGAAGACATGCTTTATGATGAGTATGCCAAAAACATTTCTCAAAACGAATCTATGGGCCTTGCAGAAGAGATATACAAACAGATGTCTGCCTCTCTCCCGCCCTTAAAAAAGAATCCTTATCTTTAG
- the flgG gene encoding flagellar basal-body rod protein FlgG: protein MMRSLWTGATGMIAQQFHIDTVANNLANVNTTGFKKNRVDFEDLVYQHQVLAGTPATSVSEIPTGVNVGHGVKVAATQKLFEIGSFQATGNKLDLALTGEMAFFKIQMPDGTFSYSRDGSFKIDSNQQVVTSNGYLLEPPIILPENAILNTLMVSEEGEVTVKIGNDIRPTTIGQLELYRFVNPAGLQAVGKNLFRETVASGQEIPGMPSQEGYGSVLQGFLEMSNVKIVEEMVNMIVAQRAYESNSKTIQTSDNMLSTAIGLKR from the coding sequence ATGATGCGATCCCTTTGGACCGGCGCTACCGGGATGATTGCCCAACAATTTCATATTGATACCGTTGCCAACAACTTGGCTAACGTAAACACTACTGGTTTTAAAAAGAACCGTGTGGACTTTGAAGATTTAGTTTACCAACACCAAGTACTTGCGGGAACTCCGGCCACCTCTGTTTCCGAAATTCCTACTGGTGTGAATGTGGGGCATGGCGTAAAAGTTGCCGCCACACAGAAGTTATTCGAGATTGGATCTTTCCAAGCCACAGGAAACAAACTCGACCTGGCCCTTACAGGGGAGATGGCATTTTTTAAAATCCAAATGCCGGATGGAACCTTCTCTTATTCGAGGGACGGATCCTTTAAGATCGACTCGAACCAACAAGTGGTGACCTCGAACGGTTACTTACTCGAACCACCCATCATCCTTCCTGAAAATGCTATCCTCAATACCCTTATGGTTTCGGAAGAAGGGGAAGTCACTGTCAAAATTGGAAATGACATTCGCCCAACAACCATTGGCCAATTGGAACTCTACCGATTTGTAAACCCTGCTGGCCTTCAAGCCGTTGGTAAAAACTTGTTTCGGGAAACGGTAGCTTCTGGCCAAGAGATTCCGGGAATGCCATCCCAAGAGGGATATGGAAGTGTCCTCCAAGGATTTTTGGAAATGAGTAACGTAAAAATCGTGGAAGAGATGGTGAATATGATTGTGGCACAAAGGGCCTATGAATCGAATTCCAAAACCATCCAAACCTCAGATAACATGCTTTCTACGGCGATTGGTTTGAAACGTTAA
- a CDS encoding flagellar basal body L-ring protein FlgH, which produces MKSKIHLDTKLNPKSYLNPNANTNLSFFGRSSFGREFLILICELVSIGILTLTGLSILSAESLWKDKDPYSYPKTIQPGTVVKVVLKNGLRVEYESEYKATFDNDIKTVPDKKLVPDLPTYNSNSTYMRSKVGKSKSQGKVVGVMAVLVTGIDPGTGNLELEGSKVFNLSEERINLRLSGTISPEDLDKNRFIASDLIANLRVEYQGTLNPKELTNPNIQMKRITNPDGTVTEKAELSEPEKQEIILKNIKRLLGESE; this is translated from the coding sequence ATGAAATCAAAAATACATTTAGATACAAAATTGAATCCAAAATCATATTTAAATCCGAACGCAAATACCAATTTGAGTTTCTTCGGAAGGTCCTCCTTCGGAAGAGAATTTTTGATTTTGATTTGTGAGTTAGTCTCCATTGGTATCTTAACCCTCACTGGACTTTCTATCCTATCTGCTGAATCTTTATGGAAAGATAAAGATCCTTATTCCTATCCAAAGACGATCCAACCAGGAACGGTTGTGAAAGTGGTTTTAAAAAATGGACTTCGGGTAGAATACGAATCAGAATACAAAGCTACCTTTGATAATGACATCAAAACGGTTCCCGATAAAAAGTTAGTTCCTGACCTTCCTACTTATAATTCTAATTCTACATACATGCGATCCAAAGTAGGGAAATCAAAATCCCAGGGAAAAGTGGTCGGTGTGATGGCAGTCCTTGTGACAGGAATTGATCCAGGAACAGGAAACTTGGAGCTTGAGGGAAGTAAGGTTTTCAATCTATCAGAAGAAAGAATTAACCTTCGTTTGTCGGGAACAATTTCTCCCGAAGACCTAGATAAAAATCGGTTTATCGCAAGTGACCTGATTGCCAACCTCCGTGTAGAATACCAAGGAACTTTAAATCCGAAAGAATTAACCAATCCCAATATCCAAATGAAACGAATTACTAATCCCGATGGAACGGTAACGGAAAAAGCGGAACTTTCGGAACCAGAAAAACAAGAAATCATCTTAAAGAATATCAAACGACTCTTAGGGGAAAGTGAGTAA
- a CDS encoding YhjD/YihY/BrkB family envelope integrity protein: MNDTTKSPLLVRLTAIPEENGWKRKLILSIRVLLVSVHRFMKDDCLIIGSSLAYTTIVTLIPTLTVALALITVASGIQTRQGEMVDEINSYLLRNNIQFDITPYLDTLTDIISTASQIGAVGFVVFIFSATAVLRSLEKAFHIIWKIDLHRNFINKFVFYFFLISFGPLLFVVGKNITDKISDSVRPPHLKSIVSTKQGELWVAGEKGNIGTIKELNKSISFIPNSSIDFENMLCIDFETVETGTCKKPDISKENFFRIRSIGNDLFTISEEGTFLYSNDLGKTWKLHSLKGIVVSDFGAIDYDTLFILTQDTRTLRYEIGKTLKEIKRFTDPAITPIRIRFFSEKDGFILDREGRLWKTSDGGTSFFPQEISQKPLNDIAFLNRNVGFLVGDSGAIFKTTDGGYTWADLGHRKYSYERVWIFASPKKQDYDVFILTSLGDILLSEDEGENWSTAYKGKAGMILDMILLSKKSKEVEVPTDGTTLLTEDTIEIETQGEGETLNEGMLGIVGVGEFNKIIRVEDDSKGQTIWKKYQGGKQFFSLYSIFQILLPLLALWLFFLLIFNIIPNTKVPIKASSIGAAITGIILIIFFWGFINIYLTSFTEKTMLVYKALAAIPIALLAIYSISLIILYGAEVTATLQFPDRYMLPKHPFDDIDSNLSYEFYKTIQVLALTYDHQSKNGELIKLSVLRKTLLMPEKDLNDILDKLSDTKLVEITEDKRIAPVKLKEQIDLVSLYENTSRFKLGAPKELANISPKLNESLGQLEGKLKEELKKISFKDLI; the protein is encoded by the coding sequence ATGAATGATACTACCAAATCTCCCTTACTCGTCCGACTGACTGCAATTCCAGAAGAAAACGGCTGGAAACGAAAACTCATTTTAAGCATTCGAGTTTTACTTGTATCAGTGCACCGGTTTATGAAAGACGATTGCCTGATCATTGGTTCGAGTCTTGCTTATACAACTATTGTCACTCTCATCCCCACTCTCACCGTAGCCCTTGCTTTAATCACTGTGGCCTCGGGAATCCAAACAAGACAAGGGGAAATGGTAGATGAAATTAATTCCTACCTTCTTAGAAACAATATTCAGTTTGATATTACTCCCTATCTGGACACTCTAACCGATATTATCTCGACTGCTTCGCAAATTGGAGCTGTGGGATTTGTCGTTTTCATCTTTTCGGCTACTGCTGTTCTGCGATCTCTAGAAAAAGCTTTTCATATCATTTGGAAAATTGACCTCCATAGAAATTTTATCAATAAATTCGTATTTTATTTTTTTCTAATCTCATTTGGCCCTCTACTTTTTGTCGTTGGTAAAAACATTACAGATAAAATCTCTGATTCAGTTCGGCCTCCGCACTTAAAGTCTATTGTTTCGACAAAACAGGGAGAGTTGTGGGTCGCAGGGGAAAAAGGAAATATTGGTACAATCAAAGAACTCAACAAATCCATATCCTTTATCCCAAATTCCAGCATCGACTTCGAAAACATGCTCTGCATTGATTTTGAAACTGTAGAAACAGGAACTTGTAAAAAGCCAGATATATCGAAAGAAAATTTTTTCCGTATCAGAAGCATTGGCAATGACCTATTTACAATTTCAGAAGAAGGAACTTTTCTTTATTCCAATGATTTGGGGAAAACTTGGAAACTCCATTCTCTAAAAGGAATCGTTGTCTCCGACTTTGGTGCCATTGATTATGATACTCTTTTCATTCTGACTCAGGACACTCGCACTCTTCGTTATGAAATTGGAAAAACATTAAAAGAAATCAAACGATTTACAGACCCTGCCATCACACCAATTAGGATTCGTTTCTTTTCGGAGAAGGATGGATTTATCTTAGATCGTGAAGGAAGGCTTTGGAAAACTAGCGATGGTGGAACTTCATTCTTTCCGCAAGAAATTTCTCAAAAACCACTCAATGATATCGCATTCTTAAACAGAAATGTAGGTTTTCTTGTCGGTGACAGCGGTGCTATTTTTAAGACCACTGATGGTGGATATACTTGGGCTGACTTAGGACATAGGAAATATTCATACGAACGAGTATGGATTTTTGCGTCTCCGAAAAAACAGGACTACGATGTTTTTATTTTAACTTCACTTGGTGATATTTTACTTTCAGAAGATGAAGGAGAGAACTGGTCTACCGCATACAAAGGTAAGGCGGGAATGATTTTAGACATGATCCTGCTTTCAAAAAAAAGCAAGGAAGTAGAAGTCCCAACAGACGGAACCACTCTATTAACAGAAGACACAATTGAAATCGAAACACAAGGCGAAGGTGAAACTTTAAACGAAGGGATGTTAGGTATTGTGGGTGTGGGTGAATTCAATAAAATCATCCGTGTAGAAGATGATTCCAAAGGACAAACCATCTGGAAAAAATACCAAGGAGGAAAACAATTTTTCTCCCTATATTCGATTTTCCAAATCCTCCTACCTTTACTTGCTCTCTGGTTGTTCTTTTTGTTAATTTTTAATATCATTCCGAACACCAAAGTTCCGATCAAAGCTTCTTCTATTGGAGCCGCAATCACGGGGATCATTCTCATTATTTTCTTTTGGGGGTTTATTAATATCTATCTAACCTCATTTACCGAAAAAACAATGTTAGTGTATAAAGCACTTGCTGCAATCCCAATTGCCCTACTTGCTATCTATTCGATATCACTAATCATTCTTTATGGTGCCGAAGTGACAGCCACCTTACAATTCCCAGATCGATACATGTTACCCAAACATCCGTTCGATGATATTGATAGCAATCTGTCTTATGAGTTTTATAAAACCATCCAAGTATTGGCTCTGACTTACGACCACCAATCGAAAAATGGTGAACTCATCAAACTTTCGGTTTTAAGAAAGACCCTTCTGATGCCAGAAAAAGATTTAAACGATATTTTAGACAAACTCAGTGATACAAAACTTGTAGAGATCACAGAAGACAAACGAATTGCTCCGGTAAAACTCAAAGAACAAATTGATTTGGTATCTCTCTATGAAAATACTTCCCGTTTTAAGTTGGGAGCTCCCAAAGAACTCGCAAATATTTCCCCGAAACTCAACGAAAGCCTCGGACAATTAGAAGGAAAATTAAAAGAAGAACTAAAAAAGATCTCTTTCAAAGATCTGATTTAG